A stretch of Leptospira sp. WS39.C2 DNA encodes these proteins:
- a CDS encoding ParA family protein yields MITIAVANQKGGEGKTTTSLNLAMGLARRNLKTLLIDMDPQANSTGIFLNPETVEKDLAHLFQNSANIKDIITPAYNEHLWIAPSSMRLAEMETVSVNSVEAPYILRDSLAGLKDFDFVIIDCPPSLSIFTVNSLVAANFVLIPLQAEKFSMDGIMGLQQTISSIKKRINPDLEILGALITQLKPQTLLTKTILPVLTKYFRIFEHTISDGVAIGESHLAKKSVFDYNRSSRQSQEYEGFIEEVLNELKK; encoded by the coding sequence ATGATCACCATTGCAGTTGCTAATCAGAAAGGCGGAGAGGGAAAAACGACTACTTCTTTGAATCTTGCCATGGGATTGGCTCGCCGAAATCTCAAAACTTTACTCATCGATATGGACCCTCAAGCAAATTCTACAGGAATTTTTTTGAATCCCGAAACCGTTGAAAAAGACCTAGCCCATCTTTTCCAGAACTCCGCCAATATCAAAGACATCATCACTCCAGCGTATAACGAGCATTTGTGGATTGCGCCATCTAGCATGCGTTTGGCGGAAATGGAAACAGTTTCGGTGAACTCGGTGGAAGCTCCTTATATCCTGAGAGACTCACTTGCTGGCTTAAAAGATTTTGACTTTGTCATCATCGACTGCCCTCCTTCTCTTTCGATTTTTACAGTCAATAGCCTAGTAGCGGCAAACTTTGTTCTCATCCCCCTCCAAGCAGAAAAATTTTCAATGGATGGGATCATGGGTTTGCAACAAACCATTTCTTCGATCAAAAAAAGGATCAACCCTGATCTGGAAATCTTAGGGGCTCTCATTACCCAATTAAAACCCCAAACCCTACTTACGAAAACTATCCTTCCCGTACTGACAAAATACTTCAGAATCTTTGAGCATACAATTTCCGATGGTGTTGCCATCGGAGAAAGCCACCTCGCAAAAAAATCAGTTTTTGATTACAACCGGTCCTCCAGGCAATCGCAAGAATATGAAGGTTTTATTGAGGAGGTTTTAAATGAGCTTAAAAAGTAA
- a CDS encoding ParB/RepB/Spo0J family partition protein, which yields MSLKSKRLGTLADIYQAENLDGTIRTIRMDRIQPSEHQPRQERKKGIEELAQSLKADGLLQPIIVSKGEKEGSYKIIAGERRFHAAKSLGWAEIECKILNRPDKEIYKLAVIENLQRENLSPYEEVDALLFLKNSYQYTDQELGDLFGKSRSYMTEVLSITSMSKVDLEKCKKNEIYNKNLLVQAAQAAKKGSLDEFLTLYHKGALKTVKDAKDFNKQTKTGVPTNIKSSPLSGYKIRRTNNGIQIQSEDEILLGDIYKFIRKELSKKYGDSA from the coding sequence ATGAGCTTAAAAAGTAAACGTTTAGGGACTCTAGCCGACATCTACCAAGCGGAAAATTTGGATGGTACCATCCGGACCATCCGAATGGATAGAATCCAACCTTCCGAACACCAGCCCCGCCAGGAACGAAAAAAAGGCATTGAAGAATTGGCACAATCCTTAAAGGCAGATGGTTTACTCCAACCCATCATTGTCTCCAAAGGGGAAAAAGAAGGAAGTTATAAAATCATAGCTGGCGAGAGACGTTTTCATGCAGCAAAATCCCTCGGCTGGGCTGAAATTGAATGTAAGATCCTCAACAGGCCCGACAAAGAAATTTATAAACTAGCAGTGATTGAAAACCTACAAAGGGAAAATTTATCCCCCTATGAGGAAGTGGATGCCCTACTCTTTTTAAAAAATTCATACCAATATACCGACCAAGAATTGGGTGACCTTTTTGGGAAAAGCAGAAGTTATATGACTGAAGTGCTTTCCATCACCTCTATGTCAAAGGTTGATTTAGAAAAATGCAAAAAGAACGAAATCTATAATAAAAACTTACTCGTACAAGCTGCCCAAGCCGCGAAAAAAGGTAGTCTTGATGAGTTTCTAACCCTTTACCACAAAGGAGCATTAAAAACCGTCAAAGATGCCAAAGACTTCAACAAACAGACAAAAACGGGAGTTCCAACAAACATCAAATCTTCACCACTCTCAGGTTATAAGATCCGACGTACAAACAATGGAATCCAAATCCAATCAGAAGATGAAATCCTACTTGGCGACATTTACAAATTCATACGCAAGGAACTTTCCAAAAAATACGGAGATTCCGCCTAA
- a CDS encoding helix-turn-helix domain-containing protein, giving the protein MTDIIDSGVWAGLSHAAKTLYPVLLKFSDYNFKPVWPNTETLMRLTGFKTKKSIVSAKKELTRAGLLYQVPGSGRTSTRYHFSFHYEGSRITPLGDTQIHPKGIETESSGGSGMPAKGGLDVTPNHINITISNTNNVPTPKGSNEGIGQTKEEKKDFEKLVNLFGPEIALEAYRKAVNLHMESNVNYVQTLCRELVALQQKEVLNSGHNQNHEFILPHPASWSGFLKWASKELTESSFRQLEGIRAEMDGNVIIVTSPILGHLRQIIQMYFTEKVKPQALVVFTEKEEGSRVGEIR; this is encoded by the coding sequence ATGACCGACATCATTGATTCTGGTGTATGGGCAGGGTTATCCCATGCCGCTAAGACCCTATACCCAGTGCTTTTGAAATTCAGTGATTATAACTTCAAACCAGTTTGGCCGAATACAGAAACTCTAATGAGGCTCACTGGTTTCAAAACTAAAAAATCCATTGTTTCCGCGAAAAAAGAATTAACCCGTGCAGGGCTTTTGTACCAAGTCCCAGGGAGTGGCCGAACCTCAACAAGGTATCACTTTTCCTTCCACTATGAGGGTTCCAGGATTACCCCTCTGGGGGATACACAAATACACCCCAAGGGTATCGAAACCGAATCCTCTGGGGGTTCAGGAATGCCGGCGAAGGGGGGTCTGGACGTAACCCCTAACCATATTAATATAACTATATCAAATACAAACAATGTACCAACACCCAAAGGATCGAATGAGGGAATTGGACAAACAAAAGAAGAGAAGAAAGATTTTGAAAAATTGGTCAATTTGTTTGGTCCTGAAATTGCGCTAGAAGCCTACCGCAAGGCAGTCAATTTACACATGGAATCAAATGTAAATTACGTCCAGACCCTTTGCCGGGAATTGGTTGCCTTACAGCAAAAGGAAGTGCTTAATTCTGGGCATAACCAAAACCATGAATTCATCCTCCCCCACCCAGCCTCTTGGTCAGGTTTTTTAAAATGGGCGTCCAAAGAACTAACGGAATCTTCGTTCCGGCAATTGGAAGGGATACGTGCGGAAATGGACGGGAATGTGATCATCGTGACCTCGCCGATTCTTGGCCATTTGCGCCAGATCATTCAGATGTATTTTACGGAAAAAGTCAAACCACAAGCCCTCGTCGTTTTTACAGAAAAGGAAGAAGGATCTCGTGTCGGTGAAATTCGATAG
- a CDS encoding discoidin domain-containing protein, whose product MKDHLIRTSHPYSLPIQSVSTTGTYEIKNNEFLSFFEEKEQSSLSSIIFQFDDVVFFNGIELLPGKDGLDFFPDSFRFELSHDGKYWEPILQESSFRKSFKTSAKWLFSLTSARYVKFISKISRKASNGKNRISFGPLKILVSGVQSMQVSSELDRLFVKENLFDTRPDYGWSSKKKEEPADEYVILDMGSVNRIEEFRMLTKNDPITNFPERFIVYYSEDDLTWHQLHEENYFLSEPGTWYKWRFPPVNLRFLKIVFIDEKQPNKKEYITEVIEIELYSSADKKESGGPTREPLPYASVLRSGIIRLAVDGEVKEGVVVQSNDRRLRDATTEYRGIVELASDGEEKAGVAVQGNDKRLKIATELTHGLVRLARTGEARPGLVVQSDDERLRNASTEHPGIVELALDGETRPGVVVQGNDSRLKVATKKSVGLVQLAESGETTVDKVVTGDDPRLKDATTTAKGIVQLAPNGGEEVNTVVQGNDKRLKLANTESHGIVQLAHSGENKAGVVVQGNDKRLARAGFDEAGIVILANHGESVPGKIVLSDDPRLSDKREPKPHTHPYAEKEHDFNTHTGLLKITGEAESSSKGFVPPQANDAIIYGKNSKNGSGLVGVSSGLGVIGFGDSVGVYGITKGKESSRSAGILGAGTTSPGGRFVSQSDFAVIVDGKGIPEYDLTGSGKAIYANGESVFEGNLRVTKEGGEECIARYFRLDGKDVITSGDILVATEETGVLGRSKHPYSTNVIGVAVTNANLVFGKKEKGVEYVLVALLGMTKIHVDATQVPIYPGDLLVSGLSSGHAVKADPSKLKPGMLVAKAMEACKRDKGHILCMLTFS is encoded by the coding sequence ATGAAAGATCATTTAATTCGCACAAGCCACCCCTACTCTTTGCCCATCCAGTCCGTATCAACTACGGGAACCTACGAAATCAAAAATAATGAGTTTTTGTCATTTTTTGAAGAGAAAGAACAATCTTCCCTCTCTTCGATCATATTCCAATTTGATGATGTTGTTTTTTTTAATGGGATCGAGTTACTTCCCGGTAAAGATGGTTTGGATTTTTTTCCAGACTCCTTCCGATTTGAATTGTCACATGACGGAAAGTATTGGGAACCCATTTTACAAGAGTCATCTTTCCGAAAATCATTCAAAACCTCAGCTAAATGGTTATTTTCTTTAACTAGCGCTCGTTATGTGAAATTCATTTCTAAGATTTCAAGAAAAGCAAGTAATGGGAAAAATCGTATTAGTTTTGGGCCACTGAAGATTTTAGTCAGTGGGGTCCAGTCCATGCAAGTAAGCTCGGAATTAGATCGGCTTTTTGTAAAAGAAAACTTATTTGATACTAGGCCTGATTATGGTTGGTCTTCTAAAAAAAAGGAAGAACCAGCAGACGAATACGTGATATTAGATATGGGATCCGTAAACCGCATCGAAGAATTTCGGATGTTAACTAAAAACGATCCTATCACCAATTTCCCTGAAAGATTCATCGTGTATTATAGCGAAGATGATCTTACTTGGCACCAATTACATGAAGAGAATTATTTTTTATCAGAGCCAGGCACTTGGTATAAATGGCGATTTCCTCCAGTTAATTTGAGATTTTTGAAAATTGTATTCATCGATGAGAAACAACCAAATAAAAAAGAATACATCACCGAAGTCATAGAGATCGAACTTTATTCTAGTGCTGATAAAAAAGAATCGGGTGGCCCAACAAGAGAACCACTTCCCTATGCATCTGTGCTCAGATCTGGTATCATTCGTCTAGCTGTAGATGGTGAAGTGAAGGAAGGTGTTGTTGTTCAGTCCAATGACAGAAGGTTACGAGATGCAACCACAGAATATCGTGGGATTGTGGAACTTGCTTCGGATGGAGAAGAAAAAGCAGGAGTTGCTGTCCAAGGGAATGATAAACGCCTAAAAATCGCTACTGAACTTACTCACGGTCTTGTGCGACTTGCACGTACTGGAGAAGCAAGGCCTGGTCTCGTGGTTCAGTCAGATGATGAACGTTTACGGAATGCTTCGACTGAGCACCCAGGGATCGTGGAACTCGCATTAGATGGAGAAACCAGGCCAGGTGTAGTCGTTCAAGGAAATGACTCTAGATTAAAAGTTGCGACAAAAAAATCCGTTGGTCTTGTCCAACTTGCAGAATCTGGTGAGACCACAGTTGATAAAGTGGTAACTGGTGATGACCCCAGGTTAAAAGATGCAACCACTACAGCAAAAGGGATTGTCCAACTTGCTCCAAACGGTGGTGAAGAAGTTAATACAGTTGTCCAAGGGAATGATAAACGCCTTAAACTGGCAAATACAGAATCACATGGAATTGTCCAATTAGCTCATTCTGGAGAAAACAAAGCTGGTGTTGTTGTCCAAGGGAATGATAAACGCCTTGCAAGAGCGGGGTTTGACGAGGCGGGCATTGTAATACTTGCCAATCACGGAGAATCGGTTCCAGGCAAAATTGTATTATCTGATGATCCAAGATTATCAGATAAAAGAGAACCAAAACCGCATACCCATCCCTATGCGGAAAAAGAACATGATTTTAATACCCACACTGGTTTATTAAAAATTACAGGAGAAGCAGAATCTAGTTCCAAAGGGTTTGTGCCTCCCCAAGCCAATGATGCGATCATTTATGGTAAAAACAGTAAAAATGGTTCTGGGCTTGTCGGAGTCTCTTCTGGATTAGGTGTTATCGGTTTTGGAGATTCTGTTGGTGTGTATGGAATAACAAAAGGAAAAGAATCTTCCCGATCTGCAGGAATCTTAGGTGCCGGTACAACGTCACCTGGTGGGCGATTTGTATCTCAATCTGATTTTGCCGTTATCGTTGATGGGAAAGGAATTCCTGAATATGATTTAACAGGTTCTGGGAAGGCAATTTATGCCAATGGAGAATCCGTTTTTGAAGGTAACCTTCGTGTAACAAAAGAAGGTGGAGAAGAATGTATTGCTCGATATTTTAGGCTCGATGGAAAAGACGTGATTACTTCTGGTGACATACTAGTCGCAACGGAAGAAACAGGTGTTCTTGGAAGGTCAAAACATCCCTACTCTACCAATGTAATTGGTGTCGCTGTTACAAACGCAAATCTTGTGTTTGGTAAAAAAGAAAAGGGTGTGGAATATGTACTTGTGGCATTACTTGGAATGACCAAGATCCATGTGGATGCAACACAGGTTCCCATTTATCCTGGTGATCTTTTGGTTTCGGGGCTTTCCTCTGGTCATGCTGTTAAAGCTGACCCTTCCAAATTAAAACCAGGTATGTTAGTGGCTAAAGCAATGGAAGCTTGTAAACGAGACAAAGGTCATATCCTTTGTATGTTAACTTTCTCCTAA
- a CDS encoding 1,4-dihydroxy-6-naphthoate synthase: MISLAYSPCPNDTFLFYHLIRNTNYPVKEELYDVENLNEFAFEGKFPVTKLSFAAFFHIIDKYILLETGSALGRGCGPILVRKKNTNTNLENYTALYIPGQLTTANLLLSLYTDGNHKPTALRYDEIIPKLLKEENSLGVIIHEERFTYEERGLEKVVDLGEWWEKSTGYPIPLGAIAIRRDMPREEALQFQKELQKSLRDAYNEPKEMMEYIRKNSQNKEDSVIRSHINLYVNEFTKNLGKEGHEAVTYLFQRAIEAGFIQKPAKQLEIFLGES, translated from the coding sequence ATGATCTCATTAGCCTATTCACCATGCCCAAACGACACCTTCCTTTTTTATCATTTGATTCGTAACACAAATTATCCTGTCAAAGAAGAATTGTATGATGTAGAGAATCTTAATGAATTTGCTTTTGAAGGTAAGTTTCCCGTGACAAAACTTTCGTTTGCGGCGTTTTTTCATATCATCGACAAATATATTTTATTGGAAACTGGTTCTGCTTTGGGAAGAGGTTGTGGTCCAATCCTTGTTAGGAAAAAAAACACAAATACCAATTTAGAGAACTACACAGCACTTTATATACCAGGTCAATTAACAACTGCAAACTTACTTTTGTCATTATACACAGATGGAAACCACAAACCAACTGCACTTCGTTACGATGAAATCATCCCAAAACTACTCAAAGAAGAGAATAGTTTAGGTGTGATCATACACGAAGAAAGGTTTACATACGAAGAAAGGGGACTTGAGAAAGTCGTTGATTTAGGGGAATGGTGGGAAAAGTCTACTGGTTATCCAATTCCACTTGGAGCCATTGCGATCAGGCGGGATATGCCTAGAGAAGAAGCGCTCCAATTCCAAAAAGAATTACAAAAAAGCCTAAGAGATGCTTATAATGAACCAAAAGAAATGATGGAATATATCCGCAAAAATTCACAAAACAAAGAGGATTCTGTAATTCGTTCACACATCAATTTATATGTGAACGAGTTCACAAAGAATTTAGGGAAGGAAGGGCATGAAGCAGTGACTTATCTTTTCCAAAGGGCAATTGAGGCAGGTTTCATTCAAAAACCCGCCAAACAATTAGAAATATTCTTAGGAGAAAGTTAA
- a CDS encoding AZOBR_p60025 family cell surface glycopolymer formation protein, which translates to MKLRELWIVIFFFILGVFGIVYFKTAPYQHSLSSLIGIWEGFYEINPNLVNSSFVIYKSGGYDGQFFYFLAKDLFYENEWSLIVDSFYFRYHRIGLSFITGLVSHFIGSEHYPLITLVILFFTFIGSIYCLYQLLPNDSKWIVLFYILSPYSLNSNLLLVADSLFVSLAIIGFYFYKEKKFMISILFFLATVFTRELGVLFLAPIVLVAFYKKDWKQVFLFSTPGILFLAFLFYGWLQTPNHLGTNPLGFRDMTDFPLFGFVKSFFDQNTFQFKLKEIPKLLFMISFLSMGFVCYTSIRNSVLKDINLLFPIIGSLLVILIAEEGYWRSFDNLSRMFTLILPFSFLLTDVTKRKSFWIFLGTSLLLFIFLIIRILFITQTKEYFLAL; encoded by the coding sequence GTGAAACTGCGCGAGCTTTGGATTGTAATCTTTTTTTTCATTTTAGGAGTTTTTGGGATCGTTTATTTCAAAACGGCACCCTATCAGCATTCTTTATCGTCCTTAATCGGGATATGGGAAGGGTTTTATGAAATTAATCCAAACTTAGTAAATTCCAGTTTTGTGATTTATAAGTCGGGGGGATATGACGGACAATTTTTTTATTTCCTCGCAAAAGATTTGTTTTATGAGAATGAATGGAGTTTGATCGTAGATAGTTTTTATTTCCGATATCATAGAATCGGATTATCGTTTATCACAGGGCTTGTCTCCCATTTTATTGGTAGCGAACATTACCCTCTCATTACGCTTGTTATTTTATTTTTCACTTTCATTGGATCCATTTATTGTTTGTATCAATTATTACCAAATGATTCCAAGTGGATTGTTTTGTTTTACATCTTATCTCCTTATTCCTTAAACTCCAACCTATTGCTCGTAGCTGATTCGTTATTTGTTAGCTTGGCAATCATCGGATTTTACTTTTACAAAGAAAAAAAATTCATGATCTCAATTCTCTTTTTCTTAGCCACGGTATTCACTCGGGAACTTGGCGTTTTATTTTTAGCTCCAATTGTATTGGTTGCCTTCTATAAAAAAGACTGGAAACAAGTTTTTCTTTTTTCAACACCTGGGATATTATTTTTAGCCTTTTTGTTTTATGGCTGGTTACAAACTCCAAACCATTTAGGGACAAACCCTCTTGGGTTTCGTGATATGACTGATTTTCCTTTATTTGGCTTTGTGAAAAGTTTTTTCGACCAAAATACTTTTCAATTTAAACTAAAAGAAATTCCGAAGTTACTCTTTATGATTTCTTTTTTATCAATGGGTTTCGTCTGTTATACATCTATCCGTAACTCAGTTTTAAAGGATATAAATCTACTTTTCCCAATAATTGGAAGTTTACTCGTGATCTTAATTGCAGAAGAAGGGTATTGGAGGTCTTTTGATAACCTCAGTCGCATGTTTACTTTAATATTACCGTTTTCATTTTTACTCACTGATGTAACAAAGAGAAAAAGTTTTTGGATTTTTCTTGGAACTTCATTGTTGTTATTTATTTTTCTTATCATTCGAATTTTATTCATTACCCAAACAAAGGAATACTTTTTAGCCTTATGA
- a CDS encoding ATP-binding protein: protein MIQICITSRLSSLPVVVAYKKGYFEEFGVKVTLHVNTHHKAILPLLDAGRVEAGEVPTIAYLQESLLKKSKLKRIYKGIYLYHSPLSFYSRFQFKPEDLTRNKAYILPVPHINSVERLFAEKFLEDYAPKNPVKVRYIDTPGFLEEKEFLKPNCLGLVSDPFSSPFLRNFQDFANTLELPILQKEILYPSTLLAFSGDAILKTGREVSGVLLAVKKAIDFLQNSNKDYHGNLWEDLQLSHFYPHLRVGETKNLLTDHPLIKKGVFSYHGDESSLFPLLKDVYFRLIRRVIQPEAVQSALDFDEILSALEPKKVFDVRKLSSFQEPLNVKLHAPSQINYRKLNAVRHLIVDVNSLVLDMLQGNYNSRLNTDETLQLDNRVKVLVNSMLDSFNAKIELQREEITELENLISILEIKLDRSAVDLQYSEEKYRYLFEFSREAIALVDADTGSILEANNQFRSLTGYTRGDITKMNIEDIILGNQVSNQLRFGTDLSSDTMLSLPDVEILAKDGSKLEVDISFTSILLSPKKRYQVQFRPNSERKEQERLQHEFISNVSHELRSPMTNIRGYLEFFKSDSSLPFNEEHINMLEVIDKNAKRLSFLIENLLKLTTSREKDKEAEVIEFFDPVPVIEDVIHMNSHLAKGKPIEWELSLKKGLLIRGIKFEFSQIITNLYVNALKYTFKGKIGISLRESNGKMEIIVEDTGIGIDPNYKNQIFDRFFRIPSTDNRKIGGTGLGLSIVKSLVEKMSGEIFVESTMGEGSKFTIHFPIVNANV from the coding sequence GTGATCCAGATTTGTATAACAAGTCGACTAAGCTCGTTACCGGTTGTGGTAGCCTACAAAAAAGGTTACTTTGAAGAATTTGGAGTTAAAGTTACACTCCACGTCAACACTCACCACAAAGCAATCCTTCCATTATTAGACGCCGGTCGAGTAGAAGCTGGAGAAGTCCCAACCATCGCTTATCTCCAAGAAAGTCTTTTAAAAAAATCAAAACTCAAACGAATTTATAAGGGAATTTACCTTTACCATTCACCGTTATCCTTTTATTCCAGATTCCAATTCAAACCTGAAGATCTTACTAGAAATAAAGCTTATATTCTACCTGTACCTCATATCAATTCTGTAGAAAGATTATTTGCAGAAAAATTTCTTGAAGACTATGCTCCAAAAAATCCTGTCAAAGTTCGTTATATAGATACGCCTGGTTTTTTAGAAGAAAAAGAGTTTTTAAAACCAAACTGCCTGGGCCTTGTATCAGATCCTTTTTCTAGTCCGTTTCTACGAAACTTTCAAGACTTTGCAAACACATTAGAACTTCCTATCTTACAAAAAGAGATTTTATATCCATCCACCTTACTTGCGTTTAGTGGCGATGCCATTCTAAAAACTGGTAGGGAAGTTTCTGGTGTTTTACTCGCAGTCAAAAAGGCAATTGATTTTTTACAGAATTCCAACAAGGATTATCATGGAAATTTATGGGAAGATTTACAACTTTCTCATTTTTATCCACATTTAAGAGTAGGGGAGACAAAAAACCTATTAACAGATCATCCATTGATCAAAAAGGGAGTATTCTCTTACCACGGAGATGAATCCTCACTTTTTCCTTTACTTAAAGATGTATATTTTCGATTGATTCGACGAGTAATACAACCGGAAGCTGTTCAATCTGCATTGGATTTTGATGAAATTTTATCTGCACTAGAGCCAAAAAAAGTTTTTGATGTGAGAAAATTATCAAGTTTTCAAGAACCATTAAATGTTAAATTGCATGCACCCTCTCAAATCAATTATAGAAAACTCAATGCTGTAAGGCATTTAATCGTTGATGTAAACTCACTAGTGTTAGATATGCTTCAAGGAAATTATAACTCGAGGCTCAATACCGACGAAACATTACAACTAGACAATAGAGTTAAAGTTTTAGTAAACTCAATGTTAGATTCTTTTAATGCAAAGATTGAATTACAAAGAGAAGAAATTACCGAATTAGAAAACTTAATTTCAATTTTAGAAATCAAACTAGACCGATCAGCTGTCGATTTACAATATTCAGAAGAAAAGTATCGTTATTTATTTGAATTTTCAAGAGAAGCAATTGCTCTCGTCGATGCAGATACAGGTAGTATACTCGAAGCAAATAATCAATTTAGATCTCTAACTGGATATACCAGAGGTGACATTACTAAAATGAATATTGAAGATATTATTTTGGGTAACCAAGTATCGAACCAACTAAGATTTGGAACAGATTTGTCCTCAGACACGATGTTGTCACTACCTGATGTAGAAATATTAGCAAAAGATGGATCTAAGCTTGAAGTAGACATCAGCTTCACATCAATTCTTCTATCTCCGAAAAAAAGATACCAAGTCCAATTCCGACCAAATTCAGAAAGGAAAGAACAAGAACGCCTGCAACACGAATTTATTTCCAATGTCAGCCATGAACTTCGTAGCCCCATGACAAACATTCGAGGTTATTTAGAATTTTTTAAATCAGATTCATCGTTACCTTTTAACGAAGAACATATCAATATGTTAGAAGTAATTGATAAAAATGCAAAAAGGCTTAGTTTTTTAATCGAAAACCTACTAAAACTCACAACATCTCGCGAAAAAGACAAAGAAGCAGAAGTCATTGAATTTTTCGACCCTGTCCCAGTCATAGAAGATGTTATACACATGAACTCTCACCTTGCAAAAGGAAAACCTATCGAGTGGGAACTTTCTTTAAAAAAAGGACTTCTCATTCGAGGGATCAAATTTGAATTTTCCCAAATCATTACTAACCTCTATGTGAATGCATTAAAGTACACATTCAAAGGTAAAATTGGAATTTCATTACGTGAGTCCAATGGAAAAATGGAAATCATTGTTGAGGATACTGGCATTGGGATCGATCCCAATTATAAAAACCAAATCTTTGATCGTTTTTTTAGAATCCCTTCCACAGATAATAGAAAAATTGGTGGGACAGGTCTTGGTTTATCCATCGTAAAATCTTTAGTGGAAAAAATGTCAGGTGAAATCTTTGTTGAAAGTACGATGGGAGAAGGTAGTAAATTTACGATCCACTTTCCTATCGTTAATGCGAACGTTTAA